aactcaccgaaaggacgatgaccactggttctttcaggcgaagcctaattgcgggctcttttccgatctgccctcgtctcttaagaactggaagaatcgtttcttcattgtgaggagcaaagatccgagccgctgtgAGGACATCCCATGTGGTGGTACGGGGACCCTTGCTTAGAACCATATTACCacagcgaagaggaaagtttgatagtgatggatctcaagagtgaggcgccactaaaaagtattcttgtttggattcggtggcTCGAATTTGCACCATTAATTTGTTGTGCTCcttggccaagaccgcgaacttccgctctctaacctcggcatcggtattttctatatctcaattctcacgaccttagtgatctcactaaccttttctttgtgcaggtatggcgggtggtgagggttcaaggaaacggaagaaggagagagagatctcctgaagataaaggagataaagcgttgaGCGACTCCAAACGCCGGtcacgaacacagggagatacaaagtgatcctccccaaccttggtccgccgaccaccggttacccgatctcctcctagatcggaggagcgaCCTCAGACTCTTGCAGATTGTTCCAAGCGGGAAGGGGGCCTTCTCAAgctcgggaggacctcttctcggggcgctcaagtactgatcgactgcttgaggaataatcggaccgtcaaggagaactctgatttcgccaaagtcctggggtctaccatcttctttccggaggatcgggacaggctatctcagaatggtctcgacgacatattgactcggaccatgagcttaagcgTGGAGTGTGCAGTGAACCGACCATGATCCGGAAAGGATTcagctgggtaaggagatcgggaagaaaaatcggaGGTggattctctccgatcccaactctcatccgccggattatatatctcaagtcgagggcgggcaaagctccatgaagaccggttggcgagcagaatcgtgctttggatgagagggaccgtgctcttaaggaagtccagtgcttcacgccaacggcgctcgtgtcgctcaacttatagaggaacttgaggcgaaggataaggagcttaaggagaaaggcaaggagcttaaggagagggatgaggagatggtgacgggaatagccgaggcctatgtgaaggctcacaaggatctcttggccgcactccaggagcgttacccgagaagacttttcttggatggccgatgtggctcccgaggacaatgatgaagacagtgaggatgaagcccagggtgagagggagagagggagtgatcaagtgtagatcaagtggggtgatccccaccaataacttgtacaaattatgacatgaaatgaaatgccttttgttcaatgaatgattgtgatcggaaaattttaaaccattatttgtctgagtatttgattgtatgagcacagcaaaacaaaaactaaatgtgattattaatctaagtatgagagatcggaaagcactttgaacatgagatcggtagggaagaaatgctgaacagaacttgaccgaaaatttaacttgaacacttaagatcggaatcgaaccaaaactttagctcttaatctttcggataggaggtcggcaataaaactggtaggaaaagatctagtgcccgttcattttattcatcaacagagatcaggaatattcttgacaggtccggaaatccgacatcgggtttgagaggtcggtaaaatgattttgagagatcggctgagttttaagggatgctaggacttagcattgattcaagtctttgtgaggagagatcggaaatgtgaccgcctatcaaggagggaccggaaacgtgattagctgttcaaagaagaatttttattgattctagggatcgaccaaaatatggtgtcgacagttctGCATGTATCTAAGTTCCAACTTGTTGGAAATGATAGCAATGTTCTACCATGGGTCATCTTTGGCCACAAATGTATAACTAACCAAAGTTCATGGCCTAACCAGTTTGACTAAAATTGCAACAAGAGTCATGAATTTCTAAGTAATATGGCCAAATTTCAAAGGGACAAAAAAAGCATACATAGAGCAACTTAAAAACTTCAAGAAATTACCTTAGTCTTTGCTTCTTCAGAGCTTAACCTCCACATCAACCCCAGCAGGAAGGTCGAGTTGCATCAATGAATCAATTGTCTGAGCAGTTGGGTAGAGAATATCAATTAGGCGTTGGTGGGTTCTGATCTCAAAATGAAATCTAGCATCCTTGTGCACATGGGGGGATTTTAAAACACAGTAGATTCGCTTCTTTGTTGGTAATGGTACAGGACCCATGGTCTTTGCATTGGTAGTCCTAGCAGCATCCATTATCTGCTTGCAGGAGTCCTCAATCAGGGGCACCCAGTAAGACCTTAGCTTAATTCTAATTTTCTGCTTTGGAGCCATCTAAGAACAGAAACAAcatcaagagaaaataaaaattcttcttaaaCATATGGATGAAGAAAACAAAGAGACAGTTCAAGATGAAAAAAGATATTATGATTATTGAGAACAAGACCAGTGTTTTTAAATATCATGGTAGTAGTGTTGTAATCCAAAGCTGATTTAAGATCATCTGGGTTGCTAATTTGGCCACCAGAAACTATATTGCATAAACAACATAATGGAATCTAGCTAATGAAGAAATCACATATATTATAAATGCTAGTCTAGTCTTTTCTCAGCATTCGGCAATTAAAAAGCTTTAATTTCTACAAGCCAATACTATTGCCATGGGAAAAGGTGTTTGATCCCTACAACACAATCAATTTTCCTATATTATTTCAACATAAAAGTAGAAAGTATAAATATTTTTGCCTAAACCGACTACAGGATCCTATGATTACTTGACAAAGTCCTTTCCAGAAAAAAAAGGATAGCTGAGGGAGTACTCAAAGGCAATAAGGTTAAACACTATAAGATGATAATGATCAATTGTAGACTTGACAATCACacttaagaagaaaaaaaatggaaagtTTTTGTAAACCTACCATCTTATATGCAAAACCACTGCATATCCACAACAAATTGTTTCACAACTCGCATATAAATCAAAAGGCTCAATATCAAAACATTCAAGCACATGATTATGAGAAATATGGACTGGTCTAATGCTACATCATCGCAATAAGTACAAAGGTTTTTGACAAAAATGCTTACAACATCCTATGACAATCTAGCACAAGAGTAAATCTTATTGAACTCTACATGCCTTAATAGGATTCAATGCCCCAAAGGTACTGAAAAAATAGCCTCTTATCAGTAATAAGTTCGTCTATCAAAGCAACACTATATGAGCGAAGGCATTACCTAATAATAAATTGGAAAGCACAAAAAAGAAgtgtatttacatcatgaattagAGTTACAGGCAGTGAATTTCAGAGGCAAGTTTACTTTTACAACAAATCTCATCTTAGCATTTTTAGGTGACCAGATCCAACCAGAATTAGATTTACAAAATGAACTTCAGTCTATACAGCTTCAGGCAATTCATTATTCAATACAATAAGCCTACTGCATAGACAAAAAACTTCCTGGGTAATCAACTTCACCTTAACAGAAATTTATGGTCTTATGGACAATCCAAAGAGTCTAATATTCTTTAGCACAAAATGTATATGTAAGGTGGAAATTTTCCAACGCACAAAAGGAGCCCCTAATTCATTGTGACTAAAGTGCATATGATTGGTGTTTGCTACCTTGGTTCCTTCAACTACACTGCAATGTTGCATAGAGAATGAATGGCGTTTATACTAGGTCCATTAGCATGATAGTATTTTTCCTCAGCAGTCCCAAGTAACAACATCATTtcatgaattttttaaaatttttttttttaaatttccttaCAATATGTTAAGAGAAAGATACCTTATCCGCATCTGCTCCAATGCTGAGTGATGGAGAAGTTGGTATCTCAGAATCTCCAATCTGCAGCACACAAGATTAAGAAGAGATACGCAATTTGAGCAAGAATATTTGATTGAAGGGAAATAATGGTgataaaaaaaatcagaactttttttttttcctttataacGAGAGAAAGATAACGAGGAGCGCCAGAAAATATAAAGCAATAGGAATATGCATAAGCTAGTAATTAAAAAGCCAAAAAGCCAAATACTTAAAACTCATCATAATTGAACCAGAAAGAAAAAGATTTAGCTTTACTATCTCACATTTCCCCATTTTCTGGGCAAGCAAACATTAACGGGATAAAAGGAAACAAACCTGAAAAGTATCAGAATCAGGTTCATCAAGGGTTTCAGGAGGTGGGTCTAGAGTGTCTTCAGAATCCAAAGTCTCAGGAGCAGCAAAAACCCTGGTTGTTGAGGGTGATAGCTTTAGGGAGCTAAAGGCAACATTAACAGAATTGGAGAATAcagacaaagaagaagaagaagaagcaaagaGCTTGGTTGGTGCTGTTGGTTTAGAAGAGAATGAAGAAGAAGTAGCAAGAGAAGGGATTAGCGTCGTACTTGATGAAGATAATGCCATTCTCAATCTTTCTCTTCTCCTTCTCCTTCACAGTGAAACCCCTTAGCCCTTAGTGAAATTATCCAATTAtttgggaaaaaaaaataaaaaattaggtcGCTAGGCCCATCTCTGGTGTGGGCTTTGGTTTACATGTGTTAGGCCTCATGCGTCTTGAAAGGTTCGATCAGTTGCACgacttataatatatatatagttttatatattaattcgatatttttattaaatttaatataattaattttttttctaccGTGCAAGTTTGGAGAAACTtctatttatttattctaaaatcATTCTCcttgaaaaaaagaaaattacttCTTATTATAtagtttattaattattattcagTTTATTATACcttcattaaataaaaaaaaattaattattaatgaaATTTCAACTCTAAGTAGCTATTCAAATATTTTCCGGTAAATATCAAATTATATGAtttaacagaaaaaaaaaaatccgttAGCAGAAAAGTGGAAATAATTGATCATCACAAAAGAGATGGTTTTCGTCGGCTTCTAAAGCAGCTGTTACCGATGATTGATGATGATTAAGGTCGCGTTAAATGTTCCATAGCTCTCTCTCAGCCCTCGTGACAGGAGATCGAAAATTCAAGAGCCATTCCACCCTTTCAGTTTCAGCTAAAGAAAAACTATAACCGATATTTTTCTTCTCACTTCTATTAACTGCCCATCAACAAACAACTTTTCAATATTTTAAGAAGCCAAAGTCACAAAAATAACTCCATTAAAAACCCAATTCTGAACTTTGCATAACTTTCATGACTGACCTTCCCTTTCCTTTCCCATTTCTTTAAATGCAAAAGCACTCGATCCCAATCTTTGTTCTTGTTCCTTCTCTACTTccatttaatttttattcttcACCATGCTCTTTGCTGCTGCTTGCTACTATCATTATTTCAGTTCCTTAAGGACTACAACGGAGACACACTACACCTGCGCTACCTTATTTATTATTCTCTCCTCTTTTCACACCCTTTCAACTTCAAGAACTTGCAACTCTCAAAATAACAACACTTATAGATTTACAATACCATGCGTGTCCCTAGTTTCTGTGCTTATCTAACTCTCTTTCTATTTTATGGTTTGCGTACAACTGCTTTGATACCAAAATAAAGGGATACCCAGATACTGGTTATCGTAGATAGAAGAGGAAAGACTATGGAAAGGTGTGTTCTTGGCtcttttgttgtggtgttcatgtCTTTTCTGGGTTGTTTTCTAGTGGGTTTATCGCAAAGTGAAGTGTATGCGAAGGGTTTTATTACTTGGGATGACATGAAAGTGGATGAGGACGGTAGAACGAGGTTGAGTTCTAGAGATAATTATAATCAAAGCCTAGTTATTGTAGTTGACGAGAATGGTGGAGGTGATTCGTTAACAGTTCAAGGTGCAATAGATATGGTACCAGAACATAACACAGGCAGAGTGAAAATTTACATTCTTCCAGGGATTTACAGGTTTGTATAAACATGTCAAAATTGAAATCTGTTTTTATTTAGTATCTAAATACAGTAATAAATCTCCAAGTTAAAATCACACATCTGACAATTGAAAAGCGTTGAGTTCCACATAGTGTTTGCGTAAATAGTTCATGTAACTTATGTTCACTCCGAAAAAGGATCTTCGtggataaaataataataataataataatatttgttATTCAAAATTAGAATAATTTTCTTTAAGCAACTCCCTCTAGCCAGTAGAACCGGCAAATTAGATTTTCAAACTGTGCACTCTTTTACAGTTGTGCTATTTTTTGGTAACTAAGTGGGCACATAATTTTAGCTACGTGGTTAATTTGGGGTAGTTACCTGAGCTTGTCATGGCTATTGACTTTTTTTGCTTTCCCTTCCAAATCAAACTGAAAATTGGTATCAATTTCctagatttttgtctattttactTTTCAATGACTACTGAAAATCTTCAGACATTGCATTTACCAAGTTCTGAGTCACCAGTTCATGTGCATTTCATTAATCCATTGAAGCTTAATGCAGAGAGAAGGTACATGTACCAAGTACCAAGCCATATATCTCATTCCTTGGCAAGGAAGGCCAAATAAATGATACTATAATTACTTGGAACAGTAAAGCTTCTGATACGGACAGCAATGGTGTTGAACTGGGAACCTATAGATCAGCATCGGTCACGATAGAATCCGATTACTTCTGCGCTACCGGAATCACTTTTGAGGTAATTAAGATCATAGTTGTTTGGTGTTGGTTTGCAACCTCcagcaattttatttttaagtactGTGTCGATGATGGGTGGTAATGGCAGAATACAGTGGTAGCTGTGCCTGGAGGATATGGAATGCAAGCTGTAGCTTTGAGGGTTTCTGGTGACAAGGCCTTTTTCTACAAGGTCAGGATCTTGGGGACACAGGATACACTCTTAGATGAGACTGGATCGCACTACTTTTACCAATGTCACATTCAAGGAAGTGTAGACTTCATA
The Hevea brasiliensis isolate MT/VB/25A 57/8 chromosome 15, ASM3005281v1, whole genome shotgun sequence genome window above contains:
- the LOC110651000 gene encoding 30S ribosomal protein S10, chloroplastic — translated: MALSSSSTTLIPSLATSSSFSSKPTAPTKLFASSSSSLSVFSNSVNVAFSSLKLSPSTTRVFAAPETLDSEDTLDPPPETLDEPDSDTFQIGDSEIPTSPSLSIGADADKMAPKQKIRIKLRSYWVPLIEDSCKQIMDAARTTNAKTMGPVPLPTKKRIYCVLKSPHVHKDARFHFEIRTHQRLIDILYPTAQTIDSLMQLDLPAGVDVEVKL
- the LOC110650999 gene encoding pectinesterase QRT1-like → MERCVLGSFVVVFMSFLGCFLVGLSQSEVYAKGFITWDDMKVDEDGRTRLSSRDNYNQSLVIVVDENGGGDSLTVQGAIDMVPEHNTGRVKIYILPGIYREKVHVPSTKPYISFLGKEGQINDTIITWNSKASDTDSNGVELGTYRSASVTIESDYFCATGITFENTVVAVPGGYGMQAVALRVSGDKAFFYKVRILGTQDTLLDETGSHYFYQCHIQGSVDFIFGRGRSLFQDCILQSTAKKTGAIAAHHRDSPYDDTGFSFVGCVINGTGKVLLGRAWGNYSRAIYSYCYFDNIIIPSGWSDWNSPYRQKTVVFGEYECSGRGAETRGRVPWLKTFSYEEVKPFLGMQFINGGQWLRL